A stretch of the Oncorhynchus mykiss isolate Arlee chromosome 23, USDA_OmykA_1.1, whole genome shotgun sequence genome encodes the following:
- the wnt8b gene encoding protein Wnt-8b — translation MFMHLEVCYYIFILMTHMTRSCFSWSVNNFLMTGPKAYLIYSSSVAAGAQSGIEECKYQFAWDRWNCPERALQLSTHRSLRSANRETAFVHAISSAGVMYTLTRNCSLGDFDNCGCDDTRNGQRGGTGWQWGGCSDNVGFGEAISKQFVDALETGQDARAAMNLHNNEAGRKAVKGTMQKTCKCHGVSGSCTTQTCWLQLPEFREVGNYLKEKYHRALKVDLLRGAGNSAASRGAIAETFSSFSRKELVHLEDSPDYCLENRTLGLPGTEGRECLKKGKNLNKWEKRSCKRLCGECGLAVEERKAELVSSCNCKFHWCCAVKCEQCRKTVTKYFCVKKGGQRGKNQSAGSRKKNLRLRKKH, via the exons ATGTTCATGCATTTGGAGGTCTGTTACTATATCTTCATTTTGATGACTCACATGACAAGGTCCTGCTTCAGCTG GTCAGTGAATAATTTCCTGATGACTGGACCTAAG GCTTACCTGATTTACTCCAGCAGCGTAGCAGCCGGGGCGCAGAGCGGCATCGAGGAGTGCAAGTACCAGTTTGCCTGGGACCGATGGAACTGCCCTGAGAGAGCCCTGCAGCTGTCCACACACAGAAGCCTCCGCAGCG CGAACAGGGAGACAGCGTTTGTCCATGCCATCAGTTCAGCAGGAGTCATGTACACTCTGACAAGGAACTGCAGTCTGGGGGACTTTGACAACTGTGGCTGTGATGACACCAGGAATGGACAGCGGG GGGGTACAGGCTGGCAGTGGGGGGGCTGCAGTGACAACGTGGGGTTCGGTGAGGCCATCTCCAAGCAGTTTGTTGACGCGCTGGAGACAGGCCAGGACGCACGGGCCGCCATGAACCTCCACAACAACGAGGCTGGACGCAAG gcTGTGAAAGGAACCATGCAGAAGACATGTAAGTGCCATGGCGTCTCCGGGTCCTGCACCACACAGACCTGCTGGTTACAGCTACCAGAGTTCCGGGAGGTGGGAAACTACTTGAAGGAGAAGTACCACCGAGCCCTGAAG GTGGACCTGCTCCGGGGGGCCGGGAACAGTGCAGCCAGTCGAGGGGCCATCGCAGAGACTTTCAGCTCCTTCTCTCGTAAAGAACTGGTCCACCTAGAGGACTCCCCAGATTACTGTTTGGAGAACCGTACTCTGGGTCTGCCTGGCACGGAGGGCAGAGAATGCCTGAAGAAGGGCAAGAACCTAAACAAGTGGGAGAAGCGGAGCTGCAAGAGGCTGTGTGGGGAGTGCGGTTTAGccgtggaggagaggaaggcggAGTTGGTGTCGAGTTGCAATTGTAAGTTCCACTGGTGCTGTGCAGTGAAGTGTGAGCAGTGCCGTAAGACGGTGACCAAGTACTTCTGTGTGAAGAAGGGGGGGCAGAGGGGGAAGAACCAGAGTGCTGGGAGCCGTAAGAAGAACCTGAGGCTGAGGAAGAAGCACTGA
- the LOC110502614 gene encoding acyl-CoA desaturase, whose amino-acid sequence MTATETRNPNNQQNRDAVVAETSTRDDVFDDSYKAKEGPKPRMRLVWRNVILMVLLHAGALYGLMLVPSTSALTLAWTVVCFLLSALGITAGAHRLWSHKSYKASTPLRVFLALANSMAFQNDIYEWARDHRVHHKYSETDADPHNALRGFFFAHIGWLLVRKHPDVIEKGKKLELTDLKADKVVMFQRKYYKLSVVLLCFLVPMWVPWYLWGESLWVCYFIPVLMRYTLVLNATWLVNSAAHMWGNRPYDHNINPSENRFVAFSAIGEGFHNYHHTFPFDYATSEFGIKMNITTAFIDLMCFLGLAKDCKRVSHELVSARAQRTGDGSHKTG is encoded by the exons ATGACAGCGACGGAGACGAGAAACCCCAACAAtcaacaaaacagagatgctgtGGTGGCAGAAACGTCTACGAGAGATGATGTTTTTGATGATAGCTATAAAGCAAAAGAGGGCCCTAAACCGCGGATGAGATTGGTGTGGAGAAACGTCATATTAATGGTTTTATTACATGCTGGAGCGCTTTACGGACTGATGCTCGTGCCCTCCACCTCGGCCTTAACTCTGGCCTGGA CTGTTGTGTGCTTCTTGCTCAGTGCCCTGGGTATAACTGCGGGGGCCCACCGCCTCTGGAGTCACAAGTCCTACAAGGCCTCCACCCCTCTGCGAGTCTTCCTGGCCCTTGCCAACTCCATGGCCTTCCAG AATGACATTTACGAGTGGGCGAGGGACCACCGGGTTCACCACAAGTACTCCGAGACGGACGCGGACCCCCACAATGCACTGCGGGGCTTCTTCTTTGCTCACATTGGCTGGCTGCTCGTCCGCAAGCACCCTGACGTGATCGAGAAGGGAAAGAAGCTGGAGCTGACGGACCTGAAGGCAGATAAAGTCGtcatgttccagagaaa gTACTACAAGCTCTCTGTGGTTCTGCTGTGTTTCCTGGTGCCCATGTGGGTGCCCTGGTACCTGTGGGGTGAGTCCCTGTGGGTGTGCTACTTCATCCCGGTCCTCATGCGGTACACCCTGGTGCTGAACGCTACCTGGCTGGTCAACTCTGCAGCTCACATGTGGGGCAACCGACCCTATGACCATAACATCAACCCCAGTGAGAACCGTTTCGTGGCCTTCAGTGCCATTG GCGAGGGCTTCCACAACTACCACCACACCTTCCCATTTGACTATGCCACCAGTGAGTTTGGCATTAAGATGAACATCACCACTGCCTTCATAGACCTCATGTGCTTTCTGGGCCTGGCCAAGGACTGCAAGAGGGTGTCCCACGAACTTGTTTCGGCCCGCGCCCAGCGAACAGGTGACGGCAGCCACAAGACTGGCTGA